Proteins encoded by one window of Cyclobacteriaceae bacterium:
- a CDS encoding SDR family NAD(P)-dependent oxidoreductase has translation MPVTGNWQLETGNKNIMFALTQHFPHKRAFITGAASGLGKALSLHLAKDGWTIGISDVNTEGLKDTHQKIEQAGGKPISFQLDVSDKEAYKQVATEFLKQAGGIDLLVNNAGVGDGGNFEEYPLENWEWMVRINQMSVVYGCHLFIPTFKKQQSGHILNIASLAAVSCAPQMGAYNMTKAAVVAISETLYGELMDDHIGVSCAMPSYFQTNIAESVRGGDRVKKITQVFIKKSNLQADDVAKEILERTGKRELYIVLPKMARKLWLFKRLMPTRLRKMVKEKYMQAIGRIQ, from the coding sequence TTGCCAGTCACCGGCAACTGGCAACTGGAGACCGGAAACAAAAATATTATGTTTGCACTTACCCAACACTTCCCCCACAAACGCGCCTTCATCACCGGGGCTGCTTCAGGACTTGGCAAAGCATTGAGTCTGCATCTCGCAAAAGATGGCTGGACCATCGGAATCAGTGATGTGAACACAGAAGGATTAAAAGATACACATCAGAAAATTGAACAAGCAGGCGGGAAACCGATTTCATTTCAACTGGATGTTTCGGACAAAGAAGCGTACAAACAAGTGGCAACAGAATTTTTGAAACAAGCAGGCGGCATTGATTTACTCGTGAACAATGCAGGCGTAGGCGATGGCGGAAACTTTGAAGAATATCCATTGGAGAATTGGGAGTGGATGGTGCGCATTAACCAGATGAGTGTGGTGTATGGTTGTCACTTGTTTATTCCCACATTCAAAAAGCAACAGTCGGGGCACATTTTAAACATTGCAAGCCTGGCCGCAGTAAGTTGTGCTCCGCAAATGGGCGCCTATAACATGACCAAAGCTGCCGTAGTGGCCATTAGCGAAACGTTGTATGGCGAATTGATGGATGATCACATTGGCGTTTCCTGCGCGATGCCCTCCTACTTTCAAACCAACATTGCCGAAAGTGTACGGGGTGGCGATCGTGTAAAAAAGATTACACAGGTGTTTATCAAAAAATCAAACCTGCAAGCCGATGATGTAGCAAAAGAAATTCTGGAACGCACCGGCAAACGCGAACTCTACATCGTGCTGCCCAAGATGGCCCGCAAGCTCTGGCTCTTCAAACGCCTCATGCCCACGCGCCTGAGAAAAATGGTAAAAGAAAAGTATATGCAAGCGATTGGGAGGATTCAGTAA
- a CDS encoding phosphotransferase family protein has translation MEHVKPDQPIEARKHEVPDVHKLNAWLKSVAPHFGEVLSIEQFPSGYSNLTFCLKTASQEYILRRPPIGANIKSAHDMGREFMVLTRLKPHFDKIPSPIIYCENETVIGAPFYIMQRLQGVILRAGHAQQLKLSPEIFKSVSEALVDTLVDLHAINIVKTGLDQLGKPEGYVQRQVEGWIKRYYAAETDSLEHMNQLTEWLKQQQPSSQQPTFLHNDFKYDNVILNPNNLSNIIGVLDWEMATVGDPLMDLGASLAYWSEAGDNPVLQSFNLTALPGNLTRQEVTDRYAEKSSRDVSGIHFYYVFGLFKNAVIAQQIYARWKQGFSKDPRFGGLIHVIKALVKQGVDSLETQKL, from the coding sequence ATGGAACACGTGAAGCCCGATCAACCCATAGAAGCCCGTAAGCATGAAGTACCGGACGTACACAAACTAAACGCGTGGTTAAAATCAGTTGCACCCCATTTCGGTGAGGTGTTGTCTATTGAACAATTTCCAAGTGGTTATTCGAACCTTACATTCTGTTTAAAAACAGCTTCACAAGAATACATTCTACGCAGGCCACCCATTGGGGCCAACATCAAATCCGCCCACGACATGGGTCGCGAGTTCATGGTGCTCACGCGATTGAAACCGCATTTCGATAAAATTCCATCTCCCATAATTTACTGCGAGAATGAAACCGTGATTGGCGCACCATTCTACATCATGCAGCGGTTGCAGGGTGTTATCCTGCGGGCGGGTCATGCGCAACAACTGAAGCTTTCACCAGAAATTTTCAAATCTGTTTCAGAAGCATTAGTGGATACGTTGGTTGACTTACACGCCATCAATATTGTAAAAACCGGACTGGATCAACTCGGCAAACCCGAAGGTTACGTGCAACGCCAGGTGGAAGGTTGGATCAAACGTTACTATGCCGCTGAAACCGATTCACTCGAACACATGAATCAACTGACTGAGTGGTTGAAGCAACAACAACCTTCATCACAACAACCTACCTTTCTCCATAATGATTTTAAATACGATAACGTCATCCTCAATCCGAATAACCTGAGCAACATCATCGGTGTACTCGATTGGGAGATGGCCACCGTGGGCGATCCGCTGATGGACCTAGGCGCAAGTCTGGCATACTGGAGCGAAGCGGGAGACAACCCGGTGTTGCAAAGTTTTAACCTCACGGCCTTGCCCGGAAATTTAACCAGACAAGAAGTTACTGATCGCTATGCGGAAAAAAGCAGTCGCGATGTTTCAGGCATTCACTTTTATTATGTGTTCGGATTATTCAAGAATGCGGTGATCGCCCAACAAATTTACGCGCGTTGGAAACAAGGTTTTTCCAAAGACCCACGCTTTGGCGGATTGATACACGTGATCAAGGCACTGGTGAAACAGGGAGTGGATTCGTTGGAAACTCAAAAATTATAA
- a CDS encoding acyl-CoA dehydrogenase family protein translates to MHFFQTDKTNQLLPQYKQFLEEHLYPIELDVLNKSFRQSLPKLQALRAKAKANGLFNPHLTQADGGVGLTLVEFAQVSELLGTSPLGHYIFNCQAPDIGNMELLHEFASPELKEKYLKPLMQGDIRSCFAMTEPAFAGSNPVHLGTTAVKKDNQYIINGHKWFTSSADGAAFTVVMAVTDPENKNPYERASMIIVPLPHDGVELVRNIPVMGDAGEDYLSHAELKFNNCMVPVSNRIGDEGKGFALAQARLGPGRIHHCMRWIGICERAFALMCTRAATRELSEHKMLGHQQVIQHWIAECRANITAARLMVLHTAHAMEAQGAKAVKEEISTIKFFVANVLMDVLDKAIQVHGALGITDDTLLSFWYRHERAARIYDGPDEVHKSALAKHILKQYGLKF, encoded by the coding sequence ATGCACTTTTTCCAAACCGATAAAACCAATCAACTATTACCTCAATACAAACAGTTTCTGGAAGAACACCTCTACCCCATCGAACTGGATGTGCTGAACAAATCATTCCGGCAGTCGTTGCCGAAGTTGCAGGCACTACGCGCAAAGGCTAAAGCAAACGGGTTGTTCAATCCGCATTTGACTCAGGCAGATGGAGGCGTTGGCCTTACGCTGGTAGAGTTTGCCCAAGTAAGTGAACTGCTCGGTACTTCACCACTCGGGCATTACATCTTCAACTGCCAGGCTCCCGACATCGGCAACATGGAGTTGCTGCATGAATTTGCTTCACCAGAATTAAAAGAAAAATATTTGAAGCCCTTGATGCAAGGCGACATCCGTTCGTGCTTTGCCATGACCGAACCTGCCTTTGCCGGATCCAATCCTGTGCATTTAGGAACAACCGCAGTAAAAAAAGATAATCAATACATCATCAACGGACACAAGTGGTTTACTTCCAGTGCCGATGGAGCAGCCTTTACCGTAGTAATGGCGGTGACTGATCCGGAGAATAAAAATCCGTACGAACGTGCGAGCATGATCATCGTTCCATTGCCACACGATGGCGTTGAACTCGTGCGCAACATTCCGGTCATGGGCGATGCCGGTGAAGATTACCTCAGTCATGCCGAATTGAAATTCAACAACTGCATGGTTCCGGTGAGCAACCGCATTGGTGATGAAGGAAAAGGTTTTGCGCTGGCACAGGCACGCCTCGGTCCGGGACGCATTCACCACTGCATGCGGTGGATCGGCATTTGCGAGCGTGCGTTTGCGTTGATGTGCACACGTGCCGCTACACGCGAACTCAGCGAACACAAGATGCTCGGGCATCAGCAAGTTATTCAGCATTGGATTGCCGAATGCCGCGCGAACATTACCGCAGCACGATTGATGGTGCTGCACACGGCACACGCCATGGAAGCACAGGGCGCCAAAGCGGTGAAAGAAGAAATTTCCACCATCAAATTTTTTGTCGCGAATGTATTGATGGACGTACTCGACAAAGCCATACAGGTGCATGGGGCATTGGGCATCACCGATGACACGCTGTTATCGTTCTGGTACCGGCATGAACGGGCCGCCCGCATTTACGATGGCCCCGATGAAGTGCACAAGTCGGCCCTCGCTAAACATATTTTAAAACAATACGGACTTAAATTCTGA
- a CDS encoding Dabb family protein has protein sequence MNRKTFLTTASLLGVSAVAAPSTLVQKSKLLHQVYFWLKNPESKTDREKLIAGIRSLKAIETVRELHIGVPASTEKREVVDNSFSVSELIFFDDVEGQNIYQDHPLHQKFVAECSPLWSKVVVYDSSSV, from the coding sequence ATGAACCGTAAAACCTTTCTCACCACCGCCTCGCTGCTAGGCGTAAGTGCTGTAGCTGCGCCATCAACACTTGTGCAAAAATCAAAACTGTTGCACCAGGTATATTTCTGGTTGAAAAATCCCGAATCAAAAACCGATCGCGAGAAGCTAATTGCCGGCATTCGTTCACTAAAGGCCATTGAAACCGTGCGCGAATTGCACATTGGTGTGCCTGCGTCAACCGAAAAGCGTGAGGTAGTCGACAATAGTTTCAGTGTTTCGGAACTGATTTTCTTTGATGACGTAGAAGGACAGAACATCTACCAGGATCATCCCTTACACCAGAAATTCGTGGCGGAGTGTTCACCGCTGTGGTCAAAAGTAGTGGTGTACGACTCCTCATCGGTGTAA
- a CDS encoding HAMP domain-containing sensor histidine kinase, which translates to MNEEEIKRLNELLNERTMKLMERESELADRFEELEAQKEELTAAVEELIEKNKLLAERNQELDQILYRASHDLGSPVASMVGVLSLLQLEAIPENFKPYCQHFEKAITQMQAVVKTLILLGQATDESFNPAVFTIQDVVEDEISQLNYLGNFNQIAFKKSFTGNTQLYTDEAQLRIILKCVLANAVIFRKPGKGQVAVDVHVQLDQLSLRIADDGEGISTETGKKIFDMFYRGSEKSVGLGMGLYMVRKIVDRLRGSLMWQSGDGQTVFTISIPVTAAPVS; encoded by the coding sequence GTGAACGAAGAAGAAATTAAAAGATTAAACGAATTGCTGAATGAACGCACCATGAAACTCATGGAGCGCGAAAGCGAACTGGCAGACCGTTTTGAAGAACTGGAGGCGCAAAAGGAAGAACTGACAGCCGCGGTGGAGGAGTTGATCGAAAAAAACAAACTGCTGGCAGAACGAAACCAGGAACTCGACCAGATTTTATACCGTGCTTCGCACGACCTCGGTTCGCCTGTGGCATCCATGGTAGGCGTACTGAGCCTGTTGCAACTGGAAGCTATTCCTGAAAACTTTAAACCCTATTGCCAGCATTTCGAAAAAGCCATCACCCAGATGCAAGCGGTAGTGAAAACACTCATCTTGCTCGGTCAGGCTACGGATGAATCATTTAATCCTGCTGTGTTTACTATACAGGATGTAGTGGAAGATGAAATCAGTCAGTTGAATTACCTGGGTAACTTCAATCAGATAGCGTTTAAAAAATCATTCACAGGCAACACGCAGCTTTACACAGATGAAGCTCAGCTTCGTATCATCCTGAAATGCGTGTTGGCGAATGCGGTTATTTTCCGCAAGCCCGGTAAGGGACAGGTAGCGGTTGACGTACACGTACAGCTCGATCAACTTAGCCTGCGCATTGCGGATGATGGTGAAGGTATTTCGACTGAAACAGGTAAAAAGATTTTCGATATGTTTTACCGCGGCTCTGAAAAATCGGTGGGCCTGGGCATGGGCTTATACATGGTGCGCAAAATTGTGGATCGGCTACGCGGCTCACTCATGTGGCAAAGCGGTGACGGACAAACCGTGTTTACGATTTCAATTCCTGTAACTGCTGCTCCAGTTTCTTAA
- a CDS encoding serpin family protein — MKRILLILPIFFFAACEETAVAPENPPNLRTLSAAERQASKSSNDFAFNLFRNLPTDPTDNAFISPLSVSMALGMLLNGTDGEVRQSILNTIDFNDFTAEEVNAGFHDLTDLLLSMDKKVNFGLANSVWYREELTVNNQFASVIENYYDGKIKGLDFDDPASKDVINSWVESKTNNRIKDLIKQINPDHAMFLVNAIYFKGDWTHQFEKSKTKKAPFTTLSGTTTQVDMMFSKGVSMQYKTTPDFQLLDIPYGNGQFRFTILMPNEYAGVTSLVETLNAETFNTLIDESDSISVELELPKFKMNWRDDLVQSLAQMGMIMTGYPLLFEGPTPLIKVGQVIHQSFLEVNEEGSEATAATAIGMEFVCVCPQSPPKITIDKPFLFMIREKHTGAILFMGQLTDPGTLQQ; from the coding sequence ATGAAAAGAATTTTGTTGATTCTCCCCATTTTCTTTTTCGCTGCCTGCGAGGAAACAGCCGTTGCGCCCGAAAATCCGCCTAACCTCCGCACACTCTCAGCCGCGGAGCGACAGGCCTCGAAGAGTTCAAATGATTTTGCCTTCAACCTGTTTCGTAACCTGCCTACAGACCCTACCGATAATGCATTTATCTCTCCACTCAGCGTGAGCATGGCGCTGGGCATGTTGCTGAATGGTACGGATGGCGAAGTGCGGCAAAGCATCCTGAACACTATCGACTTCAATGATTTTACTGCTGAAGAAGTGAATGCAGGTTTTCATGACCTGACCGATCTTTTATTGTCGATGGACAAGAAAGTGAATTTCGGTTTGGCCAATTCCGTGTGGTATCGTGAAGAGTTGACTGTCAACAATCAATTCGCTTCTGTCATTGAAAATTATTATGACGGAAAAATAAAAGGTCTTGATTTTGATGACCCTGCATCAAAGGATGTGATCAACAGTTGGGTGGAAAGCAAAACCAACAACCGCATCAAAGACCTGATTAAACAGATTAATCCGGATCACGCGATGTTCCTGGTCAATGCCATTTACTTTAAAGGCGATTGGACACACCAGTTCGAAAAATCCAAAACCAAAAAAGCACCCTTCACTACCCTGAGCGGAACAACCACACAGGTAGACATGATGTTCTCGAAAGGTGTTTCGATGCAATACAAAACCACACCGGATTTTCAGTTGCTGGATATACCCTATGGCAACGGTCAGTTCAGGTTTACGATATTGATGCCAAACGAATATGCCGGAGTTACTTCACTGGTTGAAACCCTTAACGCAGAAACGTTCAACACACTGATCGATGAGTCAGATTCCATCAGCGTTGAACTGGAGCTACCGAAGTTTAAAATGAACTGGCGAGATGATCTGGTACAATCGCTTGCGCAAATGGGCATGATCATGACCGGCTATCCGCTTCTTTTTGAAGGACCAACTCCTCTTATTAAAGTAGGCCAGGTAATTCATCAATCCTTCCTGGAAGTAAACGAAGAAGGTTCAGAAGCAACTGCAGCCACAGCCATAGGAATGGAATTCGTTTGTGTTTGCCCACAATCACCGCCAAAAATCACTATCGATAAACCGTTTCTGTTCATGATTCGCGAAAAACACACCGGAGCGATTTTATTCATGGGGCAGTTAACTGATCCGGGTACGTTACAGCAATAG
- a CDS encoding MATE family efflux transporter, protein MSVFTKAGSLFRLFKQALKGEEQSYTSGSIDKAIILLSIPMILEMSMESLFAIVDAFYVSRLGVDALATVSLTESVLTLVYAIAIGLSMGATAMVARRVGEGNVPEAARSGVQAIYLATGISLLISVAGLFFAENILALMGASQSVIDTGAGYTRWMLGGNITIMLIFLINAIFRGAGDASLAMRVLILSNGLNIVLDPIFIFGFGPIPAFGVEGAAIATTIGRGIGVAYQLSHLLYGKGLIKVHRQNLPVDFGLIGRLINVSAGGTGQFIIASASWIFLVRIVSTFGSEALAGYTIAIRVIVFAILPAWGMANASATLVGQNLGAGLPERAERSVWRTGFFNMVFMVFITITFLTLARPIVEFFTTDAVVLHNAIQCLQIVALGYVFYAYGMVVAQSFNGAGDTRTPTLLNFVAFWMFQIPLAYALAIVFNLGPMGVYVAIVVAESLLAVAGILIFRRGKWKTVKI, encoded by the coding sequence ATGTCTGTTTTTACCAAAGCAGGTTCGTTGTTTCGTTTATTCAAGCAAGCCCTCAAAGGCGAGGAGCAGAGTTACACCTCGGGCAGTATCGACAAAGCTATTATTCTGTTGTCGATACCGATGATCCTCGAGATGTCGATGGAGTCGCTCTTTGCCATTGTGGATGCGTTTTATGTTAGTCGCCTGGGTGTAGATGCCCTCGCCACCGTTAGCCTTACCGAGTCGGTGCTCACGTTGGTGTATGCCATCGCCATTGGGTTGAGCATGGGCGCTACCGCCATGGTGGCGCGCAGGGTAGGTGAGGGCAACGTGCCCGAAGCGGCACGCTCCGGTGTGCAGGCCATTTACCTGGCCACCGGCATTTCGTTACTCATTTCAGTGGCGGGGTTGTTCTTTGCCGAAAACATTCTCGCGCTCATGGGTGCCTCGCAGTCGGTGATCGACACCGGTGCAGGCTACACGCGCTGGATGTTGGGCGGCAACATCACCATCATGCTCATCTTTTTGATCAACGCCATCTTTCGCGGGGCAGGCGATGCTTCGCTGGCCATGCGCGTGCTCATTCTTTCCAACGGGCTCAACATCGTGCTCGACCCGATTTTCATTTTCGGATTTGGCCCCATACCGGCATTTGGTGTAGAAGGTGCCGCCATTGCCACCACCATTGGCAGAGGCATTGGCGTGGCGTATCAGCTTTCGCATTTGTTGTATGGCAAAGGACTGATTAAAGTTCACCGGCAAAACCTGCCTGTCGATTTTGGGTTGATCGGGCGACTGATCAACGTCTCCGCAGGCGGAACGGGGCAGTTCATCATTGCTTCTGCGAGTTGGATTTTTCTGGTGCGCATTGTATCCACCTTTGGCAGCGAGGCGCTGGCCGGTTACACGATAGCGATACGCGTAATTGTGTTTGCCATACTGCCCGCGTGGGGCATGGCCAATGCCTCGGCTACGCTGGTGGGGCAAAACCTGGGTGCGGGCCTGCCCGAGCGTGCCGAGCGATCGGTATGGCGCACAGGTTTTTTCAACATGGTGTTTATGGTGTTCATCACCATTACGTTTCTTACGCTGGCGCGGCCCATCGTTGAATTTTTTACCACCGATGCCGTGGTGCTGCACAACGCCATACAGTGTTTGCAGATTGTGGCGCTAGGCTACGTGTTCTACGCGTACGGCATGGTGGTGGCGCAATCGTTCAATGGCGCGGGCGATACCCGCACGCCTACGTTGCTGAATTTTGTGGCCTTCTGGATGTTCCAGATTCCGCTGGCGTATGCACTGGCCATTGTGTTCAACCTCGGGCCCATGGGCGTGTACGTGGCCATTGTGGTGGCCGAGTCATTGTTGGCGGTGGCGGGCATTCTTATCTTCCGCAGGGGCAAGTGGAAGACGGTGAAGATTTAG